Proteins encoded in a region of the Eschrichtius robustus isolate mEscRob2 chromosome 14, mEscRob2.pri, whole genome shotgun sequence genome:
- the ZBTB7C gene encoding zinc finger and BTB domain-containing protein 7C isoform X1, whose amino-acid sequence MANGIDELIGIPFPNHSSEVLCSLNEQRHDGLLCDVLLVVQEQEYRTHRSVLAACSKYFKKLFTAGTLASQPYVYEIDFVQPEALAAILEFAYTSTLTITASNVKHILNAARMLEIQCIVNVCLEIMEPGGNGGEEDDKEDDDDDEDDDDEEDEEEEEEEEEEEDDDTEDFADQENLPDPQDINCHQSPSKTDHLSEKAYSDTPRDFPDSFRAGSPGHLGVIRDFSIESLLRENLYPKANIPDRRPSLSPFAPDFFPHLWSGDFGAFAQLPEQPMDSGPLDLVIKNRKIKEEEKEELPPPPPPPFPSDFFKDMFPDLPGGPLGPIKAENDYGAYLNFLSATHLGGLFPPWPLVEERKLKPKASQQCPICHKVIMGAGKLPRHMRTHTGEKPYMCNICEVRFTRQDKLKIHMRKHTGERPYLCIHCNAKFVHNYDLKNHMRIHTGVRPYQCEFCYKSFTRSDHLHRHIKRQSCRMARPRRGRKPAAWRAASLLFGPGGPAPEKAAFVMPPALGDVGGHLGGAAVCLPGPSPAKHFLAAPKGALSLQELERQFEETQMKLFGRAQLEAERNAGGLLAFALAENVAAARPYFPLPDPWAAGLAGLPGLAGLNHVASMSEANN is encoded by the exons ATGGCCAATGGCATTGACGAGCTGATCGGCATTCCCTTCCCCAACCACAGCAGCGAGGTCCTGTGCAGCCTGAACGAGCAGCGGCATGACGGGCTGCTCTGCGACGTGCTCCTGGTGGTGCAGGAGCAGGAGTACCGCACCCACCGCTCCGTCCTGGCCGCCTGCAGCAAGTACTTCAAGAAGCTCTTCACAGCCGGCACCTTAGCCAGCCAGCCCTACGTCTACGAGATCGACTTTGTCCAGCCCGAGGCGCTGGCCGCCATCCTGGAGTTCGCCTACACCTCCAcgctcaccatcacggcctccaACGTCAAGCACATCCTCAACGCCGCCAGGATGCTGGAGATCCAGTGCATCGTGAACGTGTGCCTGGAGATCATGGAGCCCGGGGGGAACGGGGGGGAGGAGGATGACAAAGAGGACGACGATGATGACGAAGATGACGATGATGAGGAGgacgaagaggaggaggaggaagaggaggaggaggaggacgatgACACGGAGGATTTTGCTGATCAAGAAAACTTGCCTGACCCCCAGGACATCAACTGCCACCAAAGCCCTTCCAAGACGGACCACCTCTCGGAGAAGGCCTACTCAGACACACCCAGGGACTTCCCGGATTCCTTCCGGGCCGGCAGCCCTGGCCACCTGGGCGTGATCCGggacttctccattgaatctcTGCTGAGGGAGAACCTGTACCCCAAAGCCAACATCCCCGACAGGAGACCCTCCTTATCTCCATTCGCCCCGGACTTCTTTCCACACCTCTGGTCAGGGGACTTTGGTGCCTTCGCCCAGCTGCCCGAGCAGCCCATGGACAGTGGACCCCTAGACCTGGTCATCAAGAACCGCAAGatcaaggaggaggagaaggaggagcttCCGCCACCTCCACCGCCGCCCTTCCCCAGCGACTTCTTCAAGGACATGTTCCCGGACCTTCCTGGGGGGCCGCTGGGCCCCATCAAGGCAGAGAATGACTACGGTGCCTATCTCAACTTCCTGAGCGCCACCCACCTAGGGGGCCTCTTCCCGCCCTGGCCGCTGGTGGAGGAGCGCAAGCTGAAGCCCAAGGCCTCTCAGCAGTGCCCCATCTGCCACAAAGTCATCATGGGGGCCGGGAAGCTGCCACGGCACATGAGGACCCACACCGGGGAGAAGCCATACATGTGCAACATCTGCGAGGTCCGCTTCACCAG GCAGGACAAGCTGAAGATCCACATGAGGAAGCACACGGGGGAGCGGCCCTACCTGTGCATCCACTGCAACGCCAAGTTCGTGCACAACTACGACCTCAAGAACCACATGCGCATCCACACGGGCGTGCGGCCCTACCAGTGCGAGTTCTGCTACAAGAGCTTCACGCGCTCCGACCACCTGCACCGCCACATCAAGCGCCAGAGCTGCCGCATGGCCCGGCCCCGGCGCGGCCGCAAGCCCGCCGCCTGGAGGGCCGCCAGCCTGCTCTTTGGGCCCGGCGGCCCAGCCCCGGAGAAGGCGGCCTTCGTGATGCCCCCCGCGCTGGGTGACGTGGGCGGCCACCTGGGCGGGGCCGCCGTGTGCCTCCCGGGCCCCAGCCCCGCCAAGCACTTCCTGGCGGCGCCCAAGGGCGCGCTGAGCCTGCAGGAGCTGGAGCGGCAGTTCGAGGAGACGCAGATGAAGCTGTTCGGGCGCGCGCAGCTCGAGGCCGAGCGGAACGCGGGGGGCCTCTTGGCCTTCGCGCTGGCCGAGAACGTGGCCGCCGCGCGTCCCTACTTCCCGCTGCCCGACCCGTGGGCCGCGGGCCTGGCCGGCCTCCCCGGGCTCGCCGGCCTCAACCACGTGGCCTCCATGTCTGAAGCCAACAACTAG
- the ZBTB7C gene encoding zinc finger and BTB domain-containing protein 7C isoform X2, protein MANGIDELIGIPFPNHSSEVLCSLNEQRHDGLLCDVLLVVQEQEYRTHRSVLAACSKYFKKLFTAGTLASQPYVYEIDFVQPEALAAILEFAYTSTLTITASNVKHILNAARMLEIQCIVNVCLEIMEPGGNGGEEDDKEDDDDDEDDDDEEDEEEEEEEEEEEDDDTEDFADQENLPDPQDINCHQSPSKTDHLSEKAYSDTPRDFPDSFRAGSPGHLGVIRDFSIESLLRENLYPKANIPDRRPSLSPFAPDFFPHLWSGDFGAFAQLPEQPMDSGPLDLVIKNRKIKEEEKEELPPPPPPPFPSDFFKDMFPDLPGGPLGPIKAENDYGAYLNFLSATHLGGLFPPWPLVEERKLKPKASQQCPICHKVIMGAGKLPRHMRTHTGEKPYMCNICEAGQAEDPHEEAHGGAALPVHPLQRQVRAQLRPQEPHAHPHGRAALPVRVLLQELHALRPPAPPHQAPELPHGPAPARPQARRLEGRQPALWARRPSPGEGGLRDAPRAG, encoded by the exons ATGGCCAATGGCATTGACGAGCTGATCGGCATTCCCTTCCCCAACCACAGCAGCGAGGTCCTGTGCAGCCTGAACGAGCAGCGGCATGACGGGCTGCTCTGCGACGTGCTCCTGGTGGTGCAGGAGCAGGAGTACCGCACCCACCGCTCCGTCCTGGCCGCCTGCAGCAAGTACTTCAAGAAGCTCTTCACAGCCGGCACCTTAGCCAGCCAGCCCTACGTCTACGAGATCGACTTTGTCCAGCCCGAGGCGCTGGCCGCCATCCTGGAGTTCGCCTACACCTCCAcgctcaccatcacggcctccaACGTCAAGCACATCCTCAACGCCGCCAGGATGCTGGAGATCCAGTGCATCGTGAACGTGTGCCTGGAGATCATGGAGCCCGGGGGGAACGGGGGGGAGGAGGATGACAAAGAGGACGACGATGATGACGAAGATGACGATGATGAGGAGgacgaagaggaggaggaggaagaggaggaggaggaggacgatgACACGGAGGATTTTGCTGATCAAGAAAACTTGCCTGACCCCCAGGACATCAACTGCCACCAAAGCCCTTCCAAGACGGACCACCTCTCGGAGAAGGCCTACTCAGACACACCCAGGGACTTCCCGGATTCCTTCCGGGCCGGCAGCCCTGGCCACCTGGGCGTGATCCGggacttctccattgaatctcTGCTGAGGGAGAACCTGTACCCCAAAGCCAACATCCCCGACAGGAGACCCTCCTTATCTCCATTCGCCCCGGACTTCTTTCCACACCTCTGGTCAGGGGACTTTGGTGCCTTCGCCCAGCTGCCCGAGCAGCCCATGGACAGTGGACCCCTAGACCTGGTCATCAAGAACCGCAAGatcaaggaggaggagaaggaggagcttCCGCCACCTCCACCGCCGCCCTTCCCCAGCGACTTCTTCAAGGACATGTTCCCGGACCTTCCTGGGGGGCCGCTGGGCCCCATCAAGGCAGAGAATGACTACGGTGCCTATCTCAACTTCCTGAGCGCCACCCACCTAGGGGGCCTCTTCCCGCCCTGGCCGCTGGTGGAGGAGCGCAAGCTGAAGCCCAAGGCCTCTCAGCAGTGCCCCATCTGCCACAAAGTCATCATGGGGGCCGGGAAGCTGCCACGGCACATGAGGACCCACACCGGGGAGAAGCCATACATGTGCAACATCTGCGAG GCAGGACAAGCTGAAGATCCACATGAGGAAGCACACGGGGGAGCGGCCCTACCTGTGCATCCACTGCAACGCCAAGTTCGTGCACAACTACGACCTCAAGAACCACATGCGCATCCACACGGGCGTGCGGCCCTACCAGTGCGAGTTCTGCTACAAGAGCTTCACGCGCTCCGACCACCTGCACCGCCACATCAAGCGCCAGAGCTGCCGCATGGCCCGGCCCCGGCGCGGCCGCAAGCCCGCCGCCTGGAGGGCCGCCAGCCTGCTCTTTGGGCCCGGCGGCCCAGCCCCGGAGAAGGCGGCCTTCGTGATGCCCCCCGCGCTGGGTGA